Proteins encoded by one window of Primulina huaijiensis isolate GDHJ02 chromosome 1, ASM1229523v2, whole genome shotgun sequence:
- the LOC140976565 gene encoding probable beta-1,3-galactosyltransferase 2, which produces MHVKNRGGEQVSRSVVSNKWTFFLCIGCFFAGMLFTNRILTEPESEGLGRTTASEAERLKLVSESCDPKFTKDIKREPKEIFWDVTKNQQAIKTLDQTISNLEMELAAAKEAQESILSVSPVSEAAAQTVPSGKRKCFMVIGINTAFSSRKRRDSVRSTWMPRGEKRSKLESEKGIVVRFVIGHSATIGGILDRAVEAEDKKHGDILRLDHVEGYLELSAKTKAYFSTAFALWDAEYYVKVDDDVHVNIATLGGILARHRKKPRAYIGCMKSGPVLAQRGVRYHEPEYWKFGETGNKYFRHATGQLYAISKDLASYISVNQHVLHKYANEDVSLGSWFIGLDVHHIDDRRFCCGTAPDCEWKAQAGNLCAASFDWSCSGICRSVDRIRDVHRKCGEGEDAIWKAVF; this is translated from the exons ATGCACGTGAAGAATAGAGGGGGAGAGCAGGTTTCAAGAAGTGTCGTGTCCAACAAATGGACGTTTTTTCTCTGTATTGGCTGTTTCTTTGCAGGAATGCTGTTTACCAATAG AATATTGACCGAGCCCGAATCAGAAGGCTTAGGAAGAACGACTGCATCAGAAGCCGAAAGATTGAAATTAGTATCTGAAAGCTGTGACCCAAAATTT ACAAAGGATATCAAGAGGGAACCAAAGGAAATCTTTTGGGACGTAACGAAGAATCAACAAGCTATAAA GACGTTGGACCAGACCATTTCCAATCTTGAGATGGAGTTAGCTGCGGCAAAGGAAGCACAGGAGTCGATCTTGAGTGTCTCCCCTGTATCAGAAGCTGCCGCACAAACAGTTCCTTCTGGCAAACGAAAGTGTTTCATGGTTATTGGAATAAATACTGCATTTAGCAGTCGAAAAAGGAGAGATTCAGTTCGTTCTACATGGATGCCACGAG GTGAAAAACGAAGCAAGTTGGAATCAGAGAAAGGGATCGTCGTTCGCTTTGTCATCGGTCATAG TGCAACTATAGGAGGCATATTGGATCGAGCCGTTGAAGCAGAAGATAAAAAGCATGGAGACATCTTGAGACTG GACCATGTCGAGGGTTATCTCGAGTTGTCTGCTAAGACCAAGGCTTATTTTTCAACCGCATTTGCTTTATGGGATGCCGAGTACTACGTCAAAGTTGACGACGATGTCCATGTTAATATAG CAACTCTCGGGGGAATATTAGCAAGACACCGGAAAAAACCGAGGGCGTACATAGGATGTATGAAGTCCGGTCCCGTCCTTGCTCAGAG GGGAGTAAGATACCATGAACCCGAGTACTGGAAATTTGGGGAGACGGGAAACAAGTATTTCCGTCATGCCACGGGACAATTGTACGCCATTTCAAAAGATTTGGCTTCTTACATTTCGGTAAACCA GCATGTTTTGCACAAGTATGCTAATGAGGATGTGTCTCTGGGATCTTGGTTCATTGGACTTGACGTTCATCATATCGATGATCGTAGATTTTGTTGCGGAACCGCACCTG ATTGTGAATGGAAAGCACAGGCAGGAAACCTCTGTGCTGCCTCGTTTGATTGGAGCTGCAGCGGGATATGCAGATCTGTCGATAGGATAAGGGATGTCCACAGAAAGTGTGGAGAAGGAGAGGATGCTATTTGGAAAGCTGTCTTCTGA
- the LOC140976574 gene encoding WRKY transcription factor 6-like isoform X1 codes for MAKGSGLSFDPDHSSRLYPFLQPNKTHRHLHAIKFMDQSSSSPPPTTIHFPVNLNCCTSIVDHEDKRKVIDEMDFFSDKKGCASADDLHVQEENTRVVDFNVNTGLHLLTAGNTGSDGSIVDDGISSTSEDKKAKTSEQQLTVLQAELERMNSENRRLKDMLNQVTNNYNGLQMHMINLMQQKPIDHNGGAAEEHKNGVGNGLMVPRQFMDLGLAVSNDTYEASLSSSEGRIGRDPPPESDKEMGGGEDQSVENKVPRLTPSPKSVDQATEATMRKARVSVRARSEAPMITDGCQWRKYGQKMAKGNPCPRAYYRCTMAAGCPVRKQVQRCAEDRSILITTYEGNHNHPLPPAAMAMASTTSSAARMLLSGSMPSADDLINPNFLARTLLPCSSNMATISASAPFPTVTLDLTQSPNPFPRTPSNQFSIPFPNPPQNIVGNGNPVAAALLPQILGQALYNQSKFSGLQMSQDLEGAHQISSSLQVMQHQGQQTQLTDSVNAIANDPNFTAALAAAISSIIGGPYQENGSNINADNNGNGNNKINSSNNFPVN; via the exons ATGGCCAAAGGAAGTGGACTCTCCTTTGATCCAGATCACAGTTCTCGTTTGTATCCTTTTCTTCAACCCAACAAAACCCATCGTCATCTTCACGCCATCAAATTCATGGACCAGTCATCGTCCTCGCCACCTCCCACCACTATTCACTTCCCTGTAAATCTTAACTGCTGCACATCCATCGTTGATCATGAAGACAAGAGGAAGGTCATCGATGAAATGGATTTCTTTTCAGACAAGAAAGGCTGCGCCTCCGCCGATGATCTTCATGTTCAGGAAGAGAACACTCGAGTCGTGGATTTCAACGTAAAC ACTGGTTTGCATCTTCTTACTGCTGGGAATACTGGCAGTGATGGGTCCATCGTGGACGATGGTATATCTTCCACCTCGGAGGACAAGAAAGCTAAAACTAGTGAG CAACAGCTGACAGTTCTACAAGCCGAGCTAGAAAGAATGAATTCTGAGAATCGCCGTCTGAAGGACATGCTAAATCAAGTGACAAACAATTACAATGGCCTTCAAATGCAtatgatcaaccttatgcagCAAAAACCGATTGATCACAACGGAGGTGCTGCAGAGGAACACAAAAATGGCGTTGGGAATGGACTCATGGTGCCTAGACAGTTCATGGATCTTGGATTGGCGGTTTCGAATGACACGTATGAGGCATCCTTGTCATCATCCGAGGGGAGGATTGGTCGTGATCCGCCACCAGAGAGTGATAAGGAAATGGGCGGAGGAGAGGATCAAAGTGTCGAGAACAAGGTTCCCAGGCTAACCCCCTCCCCTAAAAGTGTAGATCAAGCTACCGAGGCTACTATGAGGAAGGCTCGTGTTTCAGTTCGAGCTCGATCTGAGGCTCCTATG ATCACTGACGGATGTCAATGGCGAAAATACGGACAGAAAATGGCCAAGGGTAACCCATGCCCACGAGCATATTATCGTTGCACCATGGCCGCTGGTTGCCCAGTACGAAAACAA GTTCAAAGATGTGCAGAAGATAGAAGTATCCTCATAACAACATACGAAGGCAACCACAACCACCCATTGCCTCCAGCCGCGATGGCTATGGCCTCAACCACATCCTCAGCAGCAAGAATGCTACTCTCGGGTTCAATGCCTAGTGCCGACGACTTAATAAACCCGAATTTCTTGGCAAGAACACTCCTCCCTTGTTCCTCGAACATGGCAACCATATCTGCATCCGCGCCCTTTCCAACCGTTACATTAGACCTCACGCAATCCCCTAATCCATTTCCAAGAACACCCTCGAACCAATTCTCGATCCCATTCCCAAATCCACCTCAAAACATAGTTGGAAATGGGAATCCGGTCGCTGCTGCCCTTTTGCCACAAATCTTAGGCCAAGCTTTATACAACCAGTCCAAGTTTTCGGGCCTACAAATGTCGCAAGATCTTGAAGGGGCTCATCAAATTTCTTCTTCACTTCAAGTGATGCAGCATCAAGGTCAGCAAACTCAGTTGACAGATAGTGTAAATGCTATCGCAAATGATCCGAATTTCACTGCTGCATTGGCTGCTGCCATTTCTTCGATCATCGGGGGCCCATATCAAGAAAATGGGAGCAATATTAATGCCGATAATAATGGCAATGGCAACAACAAAATCAACTCATCAAATAATTTTCCAGTCAACTGA
- the LOC140976574 gene encoding WRKY transcription factor 6-like isoform X3: MAKGSGLSFDPDHSSRLYPFLQPNKTHRHLHAIKFMDQSSSSPPPTTIHFPVNLNCCTSIVDHEDKRKVIDEMDFFSDKKGCASADDLHVQEENTRVVDFNVNTGLHLLTAGNTGSDGSIVDDGISSTSEDKKAKTSELTVLQAELERMNSENRRLKDMLNQVTNNYNGLQMHMINLMQQKPIDHNGGAAEEHKNGVGNGLMVPRQFMDLGLAVSNDTYEASLSSSEGRIGRDPPPESDKEMGGGEDQSVENKVPRLTPSPKSVDQATEATMRKARVSVRARSEAPMITDGCQWRKYGQKMAKGNPCPRAYYRCTMAAGCPVRKQVQRCAEDRSILITTYEGNHNHPLPPAAMAMASTTSSAARMLLSGSMPSADDLINPNFLARTLLPCSSNMATISASAPFPTVTLDLTQSPNPFPRTPSNQFSIPFPNPPQNIVGNGNPVAAALLPQILGQALYNQSKFSGLQMSQDLEGAHQISSSLQVMQHQGQQTQLTDSVNAIANDPNFTAALAAAISSIIGGPYQENGSNINADNNGNGNNKINSSNNFPVN; this comes from the exons ATGGCCAAAGGAAGTGGACTCTCCTTTGATCCAGATCACAGTTCTCGTTTGTATCCTTTTCTTCAACCCAACAAAACCCATCGTCATCTTCACGCCATCAAATTCATGGACCAGTCATCGTCCTCGCCACCTCCCACCACTATTCACTTCCCTGTAAATCTTAACTGCTGCACATCCATCGTTGATCATGAAGACAAGAGGAAGGTCATCGATGAAATGGATTTCTTTTCAGACAAGAAAGGCTGCGCCTCCGCCGATGATCTTCATGTTCAGGAAGAGAACACTCGAGTCGTGGATTTCAACGTAAAC ACTGGTTTGCATCTTCTTACTGCTGGGAATACTGGCAGTGATGGGTCCATCGTGGACGATGGTATATCTTCCACCTCGGAGGACAAGAAAGCTAAAACTAGTGAG CTGACAGTTCTACAAGCCGAGCTAGAAAGAATGAATTCTGAGAATCGCCGTCTGAAGGACATGCTAAATCAAGTGACAAACAATTACAATGGCCTTCAAATGCAtatgatcaaccttatgcagCAAAAACCGATTGATCACAACGGAGGTGCTGCAGAGGAACACAAAAATGGCGTTGGGAATGGACTCATGGTGCCTAGACAGTTCATGGATCTTGGATTGGCGGTTTCGAATGACACGTATGAGGCATCCTTGTCATCATCCGAGGGGAGGATTGGTCGTGATCCGCCACCAGAGAGTGATAAGGAAATGGGCGGAGGAGAGGATCAAAGTGTCGAGAACAAGGTTCCCAGGCTAACCCCCTCCCCTAAAAGTGTAGATCAAGCTACCGAGGCTACTATGAGGAAGGCTCGTGTTTCAGTTCGAGCTCGATCTGAGGCTCCTATG ATCACTGACGGATGTCAATGGCGAAAATACGGACAGAAAATGGCCAAGGGTAACCCATGCCCACGAGCATATTATCGTTGCACCATGGCCGCTGGTTGCCCAGTACGAAAACAA GTTCAAAGATGTGCAGAAGATAGAAGTATCCTCATAACAACATACGAAGGCAACCACAACCACCCATTGCCTCCAGCCGCGATGGCTATGGCCTCAACCACATCCTCAGCAGCAAGAATGCTACTCTCGGGTTCAATGCCTAGTGCCGACGACTTAATAAACCCGAATTTCTTGGCAAGAACACTCCTCCCTTGTTCCTCGAACATGGCAACCATATCTGCATCCGCGCCCTTTCCAACCGTTACATTAGACCTCACGCAATCCCCTAATCCATTTCCAAGAACACCCTCGAACCAATTCTCGATCCCATTCCCAAATCCACCTCAAAACATAGTTGGAAATGGGAATCCGGTCGCTGCTGCCCTTTTGCCACAAATCTTAGGCCAAGCTTTATACAACCAGTCCAAGTTTTCGGGCCTACAAATGTCGCAAGATCTTGAAGGGGCTCATCAAATTTCTTCTTCACTTCAAGTGATGCAGCATCAAGGTCAGCAAACTCAGTTGACAGATAGTGTAAATGCTATCGCAAATGATCCGAATTTCACTGCTGCATTGGCTGCTGCCATTTCTTCGATCATCGGGGGCCCATATCAAGAAAATGGGAGCAATATTAATGCCGATAATAATGGCAATGGCAACAACAAAATCAACTCATCAAATAATTTTCCAGTCAACTGA
- the LOC140976574 gene encoding WRKY transcription factor 6-like isoform X2, with protein sequence MAKGSGLSFDPDHSSRLYPFLQPNKTHRHLHAIKFMDQSSSSPPPTTIHFPVNLNCCTSIVDHEDKRKVIDEMDFFSDKKGCASADDLHVQEENTRVVDFNVNTGLHLLTAGNTGSDGSIVDDGISSTSEDKKAKTSEQLTVLQAELERMNSENRRLKDMLNQVTNNYNGLQMHMINLMQQKPIDHNGGAAEEHKNGVGNGLMVPRQFMDLGLAVSNDTYEASLSSSEGRIGRDPPPESDKEMGGGEDQSVENKVPRLTPSPKSVDQATEATMRKARVSVRARSEAPMITDGCQWRKYGQKMAKGNPCPRAYYRCTMAAGCPVRKQVQRCAEDRSILITTYEGNHNHPLPPAAMAMASTTSSAARMLLSGSMPSADDLINPNFLARTLLPCSSNMATISASAPFPTVTLDLTQSPNPFPRTPSNQFSIPFPNPPQNIVGNGNPVAAALLPQILGQALYNQSKFSGLQMSQDLEGAHQISSSLQVMQHQGQQTQLTDSVNAIANDPNFTAALAAAISSIIGGPYQENGSNINADNNGNGNNKINSSNNFPVN encoded by the exons ATGGCCAAAGGAAGTGGACTCTCCTTTGATCCAGATCACAGTTCTCGTTTGTATCCTTTTCTTCAACCCAACAAAACCCATCGTCATCTTCACGCCATCAAATTCATGGACCAGTCATCGTCCTCGCCACCTCCCACCACTATTCACTTCCCTGTAAATCTTAACTGCTGCACATCCATCGTTGATCATGAAGACAAGAGGAAGGTCATCGATGAAATGGATTTCTTTTCAGACAAGAAAGGCTGCGCCTCCGCCGATGATCTTCATGTTCAGGAAGAGAACACTCGAGTCGTGGATTTCAACGTAAAC ACTGGTTTGCATCTTCTTACTGCTGGGAATACTGGCAGTGATGGGTCCATCGTGGACGATGGTATATCTTCCACCTCGGAGGACAAGAAAGCTAAAACTAGTGAG CAGCTGACAGTTCTACAAGCCGAGCTAGAAAGAATGAATTCTGAGAATCGCCGTCTGAAGGACATGCTAAATCAAGTGACAAACAATTACAATGGCCTTCAAATGCAtatgatcaaccttatgcagCAAAAACCGATTGATCACAACGGAGGTGCTGCAGAGGAACACAAAAATGGCGTTGGGAATGGACTCATGGTGCCTAGACAGTTCATGGATCTTGGATTGGCGGTTTCGAATGACACGTATGAGGCATCCTTGTCATCATCCGAGGGGAGGATTGGTCGTGATCCGCCACCAGAGAGTGATAAGGAAATGGGCGGAGGAGAGGATCAAAGTGTCGAGAACAAGGTTCCCAGGCTAACCCCCTCCCCTAAAAGTGTAGATCAAGCTACCGAGGCTACTATGAGGAAGGCTCGTGTTTCAGTTCGAGCTCGATCTGAGGCTCCTATG ATCACTGACGGATGTCAATGGCGAAAATACGGACAGAAAATGGCCAAGGGTAACCCATGCCCACGAGCATATTATCGTTGCACCATGGCCGCTGGTTGCCCAGTACGAAAACAA GTTCAAAGATGTGCAGAAGATAGAAGTATCCTCATAACAACATACGAAGGCAACCACAACCACCCATTGCCTCCAGCCGCGATGGCTATGGCCTCAACCACATCCTCAGCAGCAAGAATGCTACTCTCGGGTTCAATGCCTAGTGCCGACGACTTAATAAACCCGAATTTCTTGGCAAGAACACTCCTCCCTTGTTCCTCGAACATGGCAACCATATCTGCATCCGCGCCCTTTCCAACCGTTACATTAGACCTCACGCAATCCCCTAATCCATTTCCAAGAACACCCTCGAACCAATTCTCGATCCCATTCCCAAATCCACCTCAAAACATAGTTGGAAATGGGAATCCGGTCGCTGCTGCCCTTTTGCCACAAATCTTAGGCCAAGCTTTATACAACCAGTCCAAGTTTTCGGGCCTACAAATGTCGCAAGATCTTGAAGGGGCTCATCAAATTTCTTCTTCACTTCAAGTGATGCAGCATCAAGGTCAGCAAACTCAGTTGACAGATAGTGTAAATGCTATCGCAAATGATCCGAATTTCACTGCTGCATTGGCTGCTGCCATTTCTTCGATCATCGGGGGCCCATATCAAGAAAATGGGAGCAATATTAATGCCGATAATAATGGCAATGGCAACAACAAAATCAACTCATCAAATAATTTTCCAGTCAACTGA
- the LOC140981735 gene encoding uncharacterized protein: MGFFSRKWVRALVLLLAIILNLSANALGDKKLEKDDWRGDDCRFSRRGCLGRGGFGGPRGGRGLGGGAGGGLGRGGGFGGGGGGGLGGGSGHGGGFGAGGGVGGGGGVGGGVGGGGGFGGGGGGGVGGGSGHGGGFGAGGGVGGGGGVGGGVGGGGGFGGGGGGGVGGGSGHGGGFGAGGGVGGGVGGGVGGGGGCGGGGGGGVGGGSGHGGGFGAGGGVGGGGGVGGGVGGGGGFGGGGGGGVGGGSGHGGGFGAGGGVGGGGGVGGGVGGGGGFGGGGGGGVGGGSGHGGGFGAGGGVGGGGGVGAGAGKGSGGH, translated from the exons ATGGGGTTCTTCTCACGGAAATGGGTGCGTGCGTTGGTGCTTTTACTTGCGATTATCTTGAATTTGAGCGCAAATGCCTTAGGGGATAAGAAACTTGAAAAGGATGATTGGAGAGGTGACGATTGCAGATTCAGTAGGAGAGGGTGCTTAGGGAGAGGAGGATTTGGAGGTCCACGAGGCGGTCGTGGGCTTGGTGGAGGAGCTGGAGGGGGTTTGGGACGAGGTGGAGGgtttggtggtggtggtggtggtggactAGGAGGTGGTTCTGGACACGGTGGAGGATTTGGTGCAGGGGGAGGTGTTGGAGGTGGTGGAGGTGTTGGAGGAGGCGTTGGTGGAGGAGGAGGATTCGGCGGCggtggaggaggtggagtgGGAGGTGGTTCTGGTCATGGCGGCGGATTCGGAGCTGGTGGAGGTGTCGGAGGCGGTGGAGGTGTTGGAGGAGGCGTTGGCGGAGGAGGAGGATtcggtggtggtggaggaggtggagtgGGTGGGGGTTCTGGTCATGGCGGAGGATTCGGAGCTGGTGGAGGTGTTGGAGGAGGTGTTGGAGGAGGCGTTGGAGGAGGTGGAGGAtgcggtggtggtggaggaggtggagtgGGAGGTGGTTCTGGTCATGGCGGTGGATTTGGAGCTGGGGGAGGCGTCGGAGGCGGTGGAGGTGTTGGAGGAGGCGTTGGCGGAGGTGGAGGATtcggtggtggtggaggaggtggagtgGGAGGTGGTTCTGGTCATGGCGGAGGATTTGGAGCTGGCGGAGGCGTCGGAGGCGGTGGAGGTGTTGGAGGAGGCGTAGGGGGAGGTGGAGGAttcggtggtggtggaggtggtggtgtAGGCGGTGGTTCTGGACATGGAGGAGGATTTGGAGCCGGAGGTGGagttggtggtggtggtg GAGTTGGTGCCGGAGCAGGGAAAGGTTCTGGTGGTCACTGA
- the LOC140976596 gene encoding DNA repair protein RAD16 yields the protein MKLRSQGAGSSSSKGKGKVTYEESSDEESCGPISLDSDYSESSDEGEYLSNVPEENQIRAGDSFDLNHSLEIAPEISYDKLLHNGNKIRKRNSLKNKKEHSCKKQKIVVEDGGMELSGNIETEAGNFPVKYDVTDALENKNGRKKKSKKKKDRPVLMWEVLEQENDLWIEENLAKDMDLINQNEMATEIVDPSDDLIIPLLRYQKEWLAWALKQEESAVRGGILADEMGMGKTVQAIALVLAKRKILRELCGDELSSSSDCVSKKLPGIKGTLVICPVVAVMQWVSEIDRFTAEGSTKVLVYHGANRAKNLYQFSEYDFIITTYSIVEAEYRKHVMPPREKCQYCGKLFYNHKLKIHLKYICGPDAVRTTKQSKQQRKFPKIVRIYERGKLVNGSDREIKSVNFFDNPAHIGQNPSSGKSILHGFQWDRIVLDEAHYIKDRRSNTTRAVFALQSSYKWALSGTPLQNRVGELYSLVRFLQIVPYSYYFCKDCDCRCLDYSTSADCPGCAHRNVRHFCWWNKYISSPIQDSGNMGRGRDAMLLLKHKILKSIVLRRTKKGRAADLALPPRIVSLRRDSLDVVEEDYYNALYSESQAQFNIYMEAGTVLNNYAHIFDLLTRLRQAVNHPYLVEYSLSSMGKKGKTVDTCNAEQCNLCHDSAEDPVVTSCGHVFCKSCLIDFAASMELNSCPSCSKALTVDFTIKKDAKEQNRTTIEGFRPSSILNRIKLDDFQTSTKIDALREEIRFMVERDGSAKGIVFSQFTSFLDLIHYALVKSGVSCVKLDGSMSMGARDAAITKFTEDPGCRIFLMSLKAGGVALNLTVASHVFLMDPWWNPAVERQAQDRIHRIGQYKPIRIVRFVIENTIEERILKLQEKKELVFEGTVGGSSEALAKLTEADLKFLFVT from the exons ATGAAGCTTCGATCTCAAGGCGCAGGCTCTTCCTCGTCTAAAG GGAAAGGAAAGGTTACGTACGAAGAGAGCTCGGACGAGGAAAGCTGTGGGCCGATTTCATTGGATTCTGATTATAGCGAATCAAGCGATGAAG GCGAATATTTGTCGAATGTACCTGAAGAGAATCAGATTAGAGCGGGAGATAGTTTTGACTTAAATCATTCATTAGAAATTGCACCTGAAATCAGCTATGACAAACTTCTGCATAATggaaataaaattagaaagagGAATtccttgaagaacaaaaaagaaCATAGTTGCAAGAAACAGAAGATTGTAGTAGAAGATGGGGGGATGGAGCTTAGTGGAAATATCGAGACAGAAGCAGGTAACTTCCCTGTGAAATATGATGTTACTGATGCATTAGAAAACAAAAATGGGAGAAAGAAAAAGAGTAAGAAGAAGAAGGATAGACCTGTATTGATGTGGGAAGTATTGGAACAAGAGAATGATCTATGGATTGAGGAAAATTTGGCTAAAGATATGGACTTGATTAATCAGAATGAGATGGCGACAGAGATTGTTGATCCTTCAGATGACTTGATAATACCACTGCTGAGGTATCAGAAAGAGTGGTTAGCTTGGGCCTTGAAGCAAGAAGAGTCAGCTGTCAGGGGAGGCATTCTTGCGGATGAGATGGGGATGGGCAAGACTGTACAGGCAATAGCTCTTGTTCTTGCCAAAAGGAAGATCCTGAGGGAACTTTGTGGGGATGAATTATCCTCATCTTCAGATTGCGTCTCAAAAAAGTTACCAGGAATAAAAGGCACTTTGGTTATTTGCCCTGTTGTTGCAGTGATGCAATGGGTTAGTGAGATTGACCGGTTCACTGCCGAAGGAAGCACAAAGGTTCTTGTCTATCACGGTGCTAACAGAGCAAAAAATCTTTATCAATTCTCTGagtatgattttattataactACATATTCAATTGTCGAGGCTGAATACAGGAAACATGTCATGCCCCCCAGAGAGAAATGCCAGTACTGTGGAAAATTATTCTATAACCATAAGTTGAAAATCCACTTGAAATATATATGTGGACCCGACGCTGTTAGGACTACTAAGCAGTCAAAACAGCAGAGAAAATTTCCAAAGATAGTGAGGATATATGAAAGAGGAAAGCTGGTTAACGGCAGTGATAGAGAAATAAAGAGTGTTAATTTCTTTGATAATCCTGCTCACATTGGACAAAATCCATCGTCTGGAAAATCTATTTTGCACGGTTTCCAGTGGGATCGTATTGTATTGGATGAG GCTCATTATATAAAAGATAGGCGGAGCAACACAACCAGAGCAGTTTTTGCTTTACAATCTTCATATAAATGGGCGTTAAGTGGCACTCCACTTCAGAATCGCGTGGGAGAGTTATACTCACTT GTTCGCTTTTTGCAGATAGTTCCTTACTCCTATTATTTCTGCAAGGACTGTGATTGCCGTTGTCTAGACTATAG TACGTCAGCAGATTGTCCAGGTTGTGCTCATAGAAACGTTCGACAtttttgctggtggaataaa TATATTTCCTCACCAATACAAGATTCTGGAAATATGGGGCGCGGTAGAGATGCCATGCTTTTGTTAAagcacaaaattttgaaaagcaTAGTGTTAAGACGTACTAAAAAGGGCAGGGCAGCTGATCTGGCACTCCCCCCTCGAATA GTTAGCTTGAGACGTGACTCTCTGGACGTTGTAGAAGAAGATTATTACAATGCGTTGTACAGTGAGAGTCAGGCACAATTTAATAT ATACATGGAAGCTGGCACTGTGTTGAATAACTATGCTCACATTTTTGATCTTCTAACACGCCTACGACAG GCTGTTAATCATCCTTACCTTGTGGAATATTCTCTGAGTTCAATGGGAAAAAAGGGTAAAACAGTTGATACTTGCAATGCTGAACAATGTAATTTGTGCCATGACTCTGCAGAAGATCCTGTA GTTACATCCTGTGGACACGTCTTCTGCAAGTCTTGTTTGATTGATTTTGCTGCTAGCATGGAACTTAACTCCTGCCCGTCATGTTCGAAGGCTCTTACTGTTGACTTCACCATAAAAAAGGACGCCAAGGAGCAGAATAGAACAACTATTGAAGGATTCAGGCCGTCGAGCATTTTAAATAGAATCAAGCTGGATGACTTTCAGACGAGTACCAAAATAGATGCTTTG AGGGAAGAAATTAGATTTATGGTTGAAAGAGATGGTTCTGCAAAGGGAATTGTCTTCAGCCAGTTCACTTCTTTCTTGGATCTCATTCATTATGCTCTTGTCAAG TCTGGAGTCAGCTGTGTTAAGTTAGATGGGTCGATGTCAATGGGAGCAAGAGACGCCGCTATCACAAAATTTACCGAGGACCCTGGTTGCCGAATTTTTCTAATGAGCTTGAAAGCAGGTGGTGTTGCCCTCAATCTCACTGTGGCATCACAT GTTTTCTTGATGGACCCTTGGTGGAATCCTGCTGTGGAGCGGCAGGCTCAGGACCGAATACATCGAATAGGACAATATAAACCAATCAG AATTGTGAGGTTTGTCATTGAAAACACTATAGAGGAGAGGATATTGAAGCTGCAGGAAAAGAAGGAATTAGTTTTTGAAGG GACTGTGGGTGGATCTTCAGAGGCGTTAGCCAAACTAACAGAAgctgatttgaaatttttatttgtgactTGA